A window of Hymenobacter siberiensis genomic DNA:
CACCAGCGCCCCCGACAATAGCCGGCCCAACAGGGGCGGCGGGGCAATGCGGTCGGGCGTGCCCGGCAGCTTATCCACCACCACTTCACCAGCGGCCAGCAATTTCAGCAAATCGGCGGTCATGGGCTTTTGCAAAAAACGTAGCCGCGAATCTTCGAGGCCCGCGTGTGGCTGCCGCGAAAAGTAGTGGCTCAGGAAAGCTGGGGCGCTCATGCTGCGCATGCCGGCAAGCGTGGCAAAGCCCAGCACGGGCCAAAACTTTGCGGGACGATGGGTCTTTCTGGAGTTTTTCATAACGACTTAATAATAGGACTTACGCACTTCAAAAGCTATGTAACCTGAAAATCAACGACTTGCATTAAAGACATATATTTATTATATTGCTGTTTTTCAGCTAGTTAGTGCTTCAACTGCGTAAGTCCTAAATAAGAATGTTATTAAACGCCGGGCAAGATTTTTGGGCTATCCTGAAACCAAAAAAAGCGGCCGGCAATAACTGCCGGCCGCTTTCGGGGTACTTCAACCTAACAGCGCGTGCCTACACGCCCAGCAGCAGACGCGAGGGGTCTTCGAGCAGCTCCTTCACCCGTACCAGGAACGACACCGACTCGCGGCCGTCGATAATACGGTGGTCATAGCTCAGGGCCAAGTACATCATGGGGCGAATCACAACCTGGCCGTTTTCGGCGATGGGGCGCTGGATGATGTTGTGCATGCCCAGAATGGCCGACTGCGGCGCATTGATGATGGGCGTACTGAGCATGGAGCCGAATACGCCGCCGTTGGTGAGCGTAAACGTGCCGCCGGTCATCTGCTCAATGGTGAGCTTGTTGTCGCGGGCCAGGCCGGCCAGGCGCACCACTTCCTTCTCAATGCCCTCGAAGCTCAGCTGCTCGGCGTTGCGAATCACGGGCACCACCAGGCCTTTCGGGGCCGATACGGCGATGCTGATGTCGCAGAAATCGTTGAATACGATGTCCGTGCCGTCAATCTGGGCATTCACCGAAGGCCACTCCTTCAGGGCTACGCACACGGCCTTCGTGAAGAAGGACATGAAGCCCAGGCCCACACCATTCTTGGCCTTGAACTGGTCTTTGAACTTGTTGCGCAGGTCCATGATGGGCTGCATGTTCACCTCGTTGAAGGTGGTGAGCATGGCCGTTTCGTTTTTCACCGTTACCAGGCGGCGGGCCACTGTTTTGCGCAGATTGCTCATGCGCTCGCGGCGCACTTCGCGGCTGCCACCGGCTGCCTGGCTGCTGGTGGCTGGTACCTGGGCTGTTGCCGGAGCGGCTTGGAGGGCGGGCGCAGCAGCAGGCTTGGCCTGGGCATTCTGGGCATCTTCTTTCGTGATGCGGCCATCGCGGCCGGTCCCGGCTACGTCGGTGGCGGCAATGCCTTTCTCATCGAGAATCTTCCCGGCGGCCGGCGAGGGCACGCCGGTAGCATAAGTAGCCGCGCCGCCCGCGACCGGGGCCGAGGCCAGCGCCGCCACGGGAGCCGCCGCAGCAGCAGCAGCCGGAGCCGGAGCCGCCGGAGCCGCCGGAGCCGCACCGCTACCACCCTCGATGCGCGCAATCACGGCCCCAATGCTGATGGTTTCGCCTTCCTTCACGGCGTGGCGCAGGATGCCGGCTGCCTCGGCGGGCAGCTCAAACGTGGCCTTGTCCGATTCGAGCTCGGCAATCACTTCGTCGCGGCTCACCTGGGCACCGTCCTCTTTCAGCCACTTAGCCACCGTTACTTCCGCGATGGATTCGCCCACGTTAGGGATTTTCATCTCTACCGAGCCCCCACCAGCAGCGGGAGCTGCCGGAGCCGCAGCGGCCGCGCCGCCGTAGCCGGCCTGGTCGCTGGCGGCGGGGTTTTCTTCGCCTTTGTTGATGGGGTCGGCAGCCGGGGCGCTGGCAGCGGCCGGGGCGGGCGCAGTGGCGGCCGGAGCCGGCGCGGCACCAGTTACGGCACCATCCAGGTCCGCAATCACGGTGCCGATACCGATGGTTTCACCCTCGGCCACGCGGATTTTCAGGATGCCATCCGCCTCGGCGGGCAGCTCAAACGTGGCCTTGTCCGATTCGAGTTCGGCAATCACCTCGTCGCGCTTCACGGCCTCGCCGTCTTTCTTGAGCCACTTGGCAATGGTGACTTCGGTGATGGATTCGCCAACGGCGGGAATTTTGATTTCGAGGGCCATAAACTAGGGTGGCGTGGGAAAGTGTAGTTTCTTCTGATGTTGATTGAAATGAGCCGCGTACGGGGCTGAAACGGCAAGCTAAAGCTTACCGCACCAGCTTAATCCAGCTTCTTGGCGGCTTCGGCAGTGGCTTTGATGTTGCCATCGGCCACGGCCTCCTTGGGCTTGTCGAAGGCGCGGGCCACGAGCTCCTTTTGCTCCTTTACGTGGATTTTGTTGTAGCCGGTGGCCGGCGAGGCCGAGGGCTTGCGCGAAATCACGTCTTCCAGCTCGCGGCGCATGTAGCGGAGCATGAAGTTCCAGTAGCCCATGTTCTCGGGCTCTTCCTGCACCCAGTAGATTTTGGCTTTGCCGTACTTGGCCAGCTCGGCATCAAGCTGCTTTTTGGGGAAGGGATGCAGCTGCTCGAGGCGCACAATGGCCACGTCCTTGCGGTCAGAAGTGCGCTGCTCGTCGAGCAAGTCGTAGTACACCTTACCCGAGCACAGCAGCACGCGCTTCACCTTTTTGGCTTCGGCAAAATCATCGCCCAGCACCTCACGGAAATGCCCGCCGGTGAACTCCTCCAGCGGCGATACGCACAACGGGTGACGCAGCATCGACTTGGGCGACATCACCACCAGCGGCTTGCGGAAGCTCCACGTCAGCTGGCGGCGCAGGGCGTGGAAGAAGTTGGCCGGCGTGGTGATGTTGGCTACCACGATGTTGTTCTCGGCCGCCAGCTGCAGAAACCGCTCGGGGCGGGCGTTAGAGTGCTCGGGGCCCTGGCCTTCGTAGCCGTGGGGCAGCAGCATCACCAGGCCGTTCATGCGCTGCCACTTGCTCTCAGAGCTCACCACAAACTGGTCAATCATGGTTTGGGCACCGTTGGCGAAGTCGCCGAACTGCGCTTCCCACACCACCAGGGCCGTGGGGTTGGCCATGCCGTAGCCGAATTCGAAGCCCAGCACCGCATATTCGCTCAGCAGCGAATTATAAATGCTCAGCTTCTGGTTCTCGCCTTCAATGTTGTTCAGCGAGTTGTATGGAGCCGAGGTTTCGGCATCGTGCAGCACCGCGTGGCGGTGCGAGAACGTGCCACGCTGCACGTCCTGGCCACTCACGCGCACAATGTGCTTTTCCGTCAGCAGCGAGCCGTAAGCCAGCAGTTCGCCGGCGGCCCAGTTCAGCACGCGGGTTTCGTAGAACATTTTGCGGCGCTCCTTCAGCAGGTTATCAATCTGCTTGATGGGCTTGAAGCCGTCGGGAATCGTAGTCAGGGCCTTGGCCACTTTCTCCACGCTTTCGGCCGAAATGCCGGTTTCGGGCGACTGCTCAAAATCCTCGGGCGTGCTGCGGCGCAGGCTGCGCCACTCATTTTCCAGGGCCTGGTACTTGTAGGGCAGTGGGGCCTGCTTCACCAAATCGAGGCGGGCCTGCAGGGTTTCGCGGAATTCCTTGTCCATCTGGGCAGCCAGCTCGGCATCCACATCACCGCGCTGCACCAGCATGGTATTGTAGACCTCGCGTGGGTTCTGGTGCTTCGAGATGAGGTTGTAGAGCGTGGGCTGGGTGAACTTGGGCTCGTCCGACTCGTTGTGGCCGTGACGGCGGTAGCACACCATATCAATAAAGATATCGGCGTGGAACTGCTGGCGGTACTCCGTCGCCAGCTGCACGGCAAACACCACCGCCTCGGGGTCATCACCGTTCACGTGCAGCACGGGTGCATCGATGATTTTAGCCAAATCCGTTGAGTAAATCGACGAGCGGGCATCCTCAAAATCGGTGGTAAAACCAACCTGGTTGTTAATCACGAAGTGGATGGTACCGCCCGTTTTATAGCCTTCCAGCTGCGACATCTGCGTCAGCTCGTAGCCGATGCCCTGGCCAGCCAAAGCCGCGTCGCCGTGGATGAGGATGGGCAGAATCTGGTGGTAGTCGCCGCCGTACTGGTGCTCAATTTTAGCCCGCACGAAACCTTCCACCACCGGATTCACCGCCTCCAGGTGCGAAGGGTTGGGGGCCAGCTTCAGGTTGACTTTCAGGCCGGTGCTGGTTTCCACTTCCGAGCTGTAGCCCATGTGGTACTTCACGTCGCCGTCGCCCATGGTCAGGTCGGGCACGGCGGTGCCTTCAAACTCCGAGAAAATCTGCTCGTACGTCTTGCCCATGATGTTGGCCAGCACGTTCAAGCGGCCGCGATGGGCCATGCCAATCATCACTTCCTTCACGCCCAGCTCCGCGCCCTTGCCGATGATGGCATCCAGCGCGGGAATGGTGGTTTCGCCGCCTTCGAGCGAGAAGCGCTTCTGCCCCAAAAACTTGGTATGCAGGAAGTTTTCGAACACCACGGCCTCGTTCAGCTTCTTCAGAATGCGCTTTTTGTATTCCGCGCCGGGGTTGAAGGCCAGCGAGTCGCGCTCCACTTTCTCGCGAAACCAGTCCAGCACCTGCGGGTCGCGGATAGACATGTACTCGAAGCCGATGGGGCCGGTATAAATCTTCTCCAGCGCGGCCACGATGTCGCGCAGCTTGGCTTGCCCGCCCAGGCCAAGCACTTCGCCGTTGCGAAAGGCCGTGTCGAGGTCAGCCTCGCTCAAGCCGAAATCGGCGAGGTCGAGGCGGGGCTTGCGGTCCTTGCGCTCGCGCACCGGGTTGGTTTTGGCGCGCAGGTGGCCCCGGCTGCGGAAAGCATGGATGAGGTTGCGCACGGCCGTTTCCTTATCGGAGGCAGGTGCACCGCTGGCCAGGCCGGGCGCGTTGTTGGTCGAGGCCAACGTATTGAGCACCCCGTAGTCGTCGGGCTGCGGGCGCGGGCCGGGGGCAGGCGAAGCCGTCGTGGTCAGCGCGCTGCCATTGACGGCCGCGCCGGGCACCAGGGGGGCACCTTCGGGAAACTGCTGCGAGAAGTCAAACCCTTCAAAAAACTTGCGCCAGCCGAAATCCACCGACTCCGGGTTCTGCTGGTACGCCTGATACAGGGTTTCGATGGCCACCGCGTCGGCGTTGGCTAGATAAGAATAAGAGTCCATTGGGAATTCAGCTTAGGTAAGGCCCTGTAAAAGTAAGGTGCTTATGATACAGGCAAAAACCTGTATGCGACTATACAAATTTTTTTAATAGTCAGCAACATACGCTCACTCTCATTAGCCTGCACGGTGACTTGGCTTGTCAATTTATCGAAAAATGCCAGGATGACGGGTTTTAATTTCTAAGTAGGTCCTCCTGTATCAGGTGTGCTCAGCCCAAAAGCCAGGGTCCAACGGGCAACAAAAGCACCCCCAGATTTATATTAATTTTTTTCTATATAATACCCTCACGTGCCGTCAGGCTGCTTTCGAATTGCGCATTCAGATTCACCTGAACTTATCTGCTAATCAAACCGTTAATCACTTTCTGCCCGTGTTTTTAGCCCGGGCAGGGCCTATACCGCCGGGCATTTTGGCGGGCGTACGAATACCATTTTAATGAATAATGTTAAGCTATTAGCCGACCTACTTATTGCTGCTGCGGCCCTGACTACGCCGCTTTTCCCTAGCACACCCACTGCCGAAGCCAAAGGGCTTGAGGAGTTTCTGATACCGCACCGAACCATGCTTAAACACGCCGTTAAGGCGAAAAAGCTGGTCACCCACGCCCTTACTTATACGGTAACGGCTACCGCCTACCAAGCCGTGCCCGGCCAAACGGACAGTGAGCCGTTCATCACGGCTGACAATTCCCGCATCAAACCACACTATGGGAGCAAAAAGCGCTGGATGGCCCTGTCGCGCGACTTGCTGAAACCGTGGGGCGGCCCTTTCAAATTTGGCGATAAGGTGCGCGTACGCGGCCTCTCGCCCAAACTCGACGGCGTGTACACCATTCATGACACCATGAACCGCCGCCACCACCACTGCATGGACGTGCTGACCCACCCCAGCGAGAAATACGATATTTTTCAGAAGGGCGTGAAGATTCAGCCCCTTGCAGTACTGTAAAAACACTTATTGCTATTCTATAAAAGGCACGAAAAAGGCCGTACCCTTGTCAGGTGCGGCCTTTTTCACGTTTTGAACAATTCGCCGATTGCCCTATTTCGGCATTGCCATTTTGAAAATGCGGAAGGGCTGGCGGGGCTGGCCCACGCCCTTGTTCCAGGTGGCCGTTTTGTGGATGGCGGAGTTGGCCACGTACAGGTTGCCGTCGGCGGCGAAGCTGTAGGTATCGGGCCATTGCAGGCGCGAATCCCTGGCTACGGTTTCGATTTTGCCGGCGGGCGTGCGGCGCAACAGGGCACTTTGCTCAAAGGAAGTGAGGTAAACGTTGTTGGCGGCGTCGATTTCGAGGCCATCGGAGGCGGGGATTTCGCCCACGGTTTCAACTGCCTGGGCCAGTTGGGCTTCGCTTAGGGCGGCATCGCGCAGGACGGCGGTTTTAATGCGGTAGAGGGTGTGACCGGTGAGCGGGCAGTAGTAGAGGTAGGTATTGTCGGTGCTCAGGGCAATGCCGTCGACATTGAACTGGGCGGGCTTGCCCTGGGGGTCGAGCATCGGGTGGCCTTCAGCTTTGATGACCAGGCCTTTCACGGCTTTGGTGGAAGGATGGCTGGCCAGCAGACGGCGCGATTTCAGGGTTTTCAAATCGGTGACAACCAGTGCGCCGGTGCCCGATTCAGTGAGGTAGGCGTAGTTGTTCTGCAGGTCGATGCGCACGTCGTTGAGATAGGACTTGCGCGGGGCCACATCGGCCGGGAAAGGAATGGTGAGCAGAACCTGGCCGGTTTTGGGGTCGGTTTTCACCAGTTTGGGGCCGCCGGGCACGGTAAACTTCAGGCCGGGCGCGGCGGGGTCTAGAATCCAGACCATGCCCGATTTATCAGCAAACACGGTTTGGGGGCAAATCCAGTGCTTGAGCGGTTCCGATTTCACGGAGTCGTTCCACATGCACCAGCTGGCGTTGGGATACGGCGAGAGGGTGTTGTTGGGGCCCACTTTGGCAATGGGGTACACGGGGTTGTAGTCCCAACGCGGAAAGCAGGCGAATATTTCGCCGCCAGGGGCCACGGCCACGCCCACCATCTGCGGGTCGGTAAACTCGGCCACCACTTGCAGGGGCGAATTGGTGGCGGCCGTATCGGCACTGGTGCCGGTGGCATCGGGGGCCGAGCCGATAGCGGCCGTGTCGGCTTTGCCGGAAGGGGCTGAGCAGCCGGCCAGCAGCAGGCCGGCGGCCGCGTTGAGCAAGAGCAGCTTGGAAAAAGACATGTTTCGTGGTGTTTAGGAGAGCAGGAAACGCAAAAAAAACCAGCCGGGATGGGTGGGGGTTTCTCATACGGCCGGCTGGCGCGCACGTTGGAGCAGACAAGGGTAAGCTCGCCCGTGACAGGCGCTGGCTTATTGGTGCGCAGCCGAATCCAGAGCGGTAGTTCGCGGGGCAACAGCTGCAGAATCCGAGCGCGGGCGCGTGGGGCGGAGCATGACAACCGGTGCAGGATGGGCGGGTGCCACACGCACGGTTTCGGGAACGGCCACGGTGGTAGGCAACGGCTCGGCCTGCGGGCCGGTTTCGATGGGCACGGCCAGGGCCAGCGAATCGGCAGCGGTTTGGCTGGTGCTGGAAATGTGCTCCGATGGTGGCCGGTTCATGTTCAGGTACAGCACCACCGCCAGAAATGCCAGTACGCCCCCAATGGAGAGAATCAGGGCCAGCGAGTTGCGGGCCGGCTCTTCGGCCATGGGCGGAAACTCGTCGCGGGTTCGCCAGGCGGGCTCGGGCTCGGGCAGGGGTTCGGGGCCGGCGGGGAAGTGCGCGGGGGTGGGCAGCTCTTCGGCCAGCGGCGCATTGGGCGCAACCGCTACGGGCGAGGGCTCGAACACGGGGGGCGGAGGCGGCACCACCGGCTCGGGAGCGATAAATTCGGGAGCGGCCAGGGGGACCGGCGTAGCAGGCGTGGCGAACACCAGCCGCTGCTTCAAAGCTTCGAACTCGGCGGGCGTAATGGCCCCGGAATCCAGCATTTCCTTGAGCTGGCGGAGGGTGTCGAGGGGTGAATTGGGGTTGTCCATGACCAGAATACGGCCGGCGGTGGGCCTAGTTTTTGCGGTCGAGGGCCGAAAGGCGGTCGCGGCGGCGTTGCAGGCGCAGGCGGCTTTCGTCGAGCAGCAGGTTGTTTTTAGTTTGCGAAGCCGAATCGGTGCGCGATTGCAGCAGGTTTTCGGCGTTCTTTTTCTTCAGCTCCTCAATACGGGCCAGGTTGGCTTCGGTGTTGCTTCTCAGTGCGGCCTGCTCCTTTTCGAGTCGCTCTTTTTCCTTTTCGGTGGCTTTGAGCTTCTTCTCGGCTTCGGCAATCATGTCGCGGTAGGCCTTGAGGCGGGCAGCCCCGGCAAAGTTCTGGGCAATGGCGCGCAGGGCATCGTACTCGGTTTTGATGCTGCTGGGGTCGAAGAAGGTATTATCATCGAACCCACCGAAAATGGCCACCTCCGCCACCGAATCCGACGGGGCGATGATGGTGGCGTAAAGGTCCACCAGCTTGCCCGAAATGGTGCTGGCGGGGGTTTGGCGGGCCACCAGCACGTCGCTTTTATTGAACCCCAGTACGCCGCCGGCCTTGAACTTCACGTTGTAGCTGCTCTTCATCCAATCCTGGAAAAACGCGCGCACGTCGGTGGCCTTGCCATCAACCTGTACTTTGAGCGCGGCACGGGGCTTTTTGTTGTAGTTCACGTCGCCGGGGCGCACGTCGTAGAGCTGAGCCGAAGCCGGGGTGCCCGCCAGCAGGCTGGCCAGCATCAGCAGCAGAAAGCAAATTTTAGACATAACGCAGGGGGTAAAAAACGGCGGTTAGCGCAGCTCGTGGCGGTCGAAGGCGGCCTGCAAATCGGCGCGCATGGCCTGGAAACGGGCAATGGCGGCGGCCAGAAATTCGTCGTCAAGCAGCTCGCGGGCCTCGGCATCGGTGCCGGTGAGCAGGTCGAGCTCGGCCACTTTATAGGTCTGTTCCAGGTTGCCCTGCTCCAGTTTCAGCAGGAACTTGCCGTTCCAGGCCAGGAGCGTGATTTTGACGGCGGGATGGGGGATGTCGGCAACGTGACGCACAGGACCACAGATTTATCGGATTTTAACGAATGGGAACAGTTTTTTTGGGGTTCGCCACCCAACAGACTGCCTCCAAAAGCTGGTCGAATCTAGCCCTTATTTTTGGGATGAAAGGCGATTCCGACTTAAATACACTTGAATCGGAACTCCAAAAAACCCGTTCCCATCCGTTAAAATCCGATAAATCTGTGGTCTAAGCTCGACCTAACACCTCTCCGCTGCCGTGCGTAAAAAGCCCGGTGGTCCGGTGCTACGGACCGGGTTTTTTCACTTTTATTTCACTACTGCCATGCCTCAGGGAGATAAATCGAAGTACACCGACAAGCAGAAGCGCCAGGCCGAGCACATTGAAGACGGCTACGAGAAGAAAGGCGTTTCGGAGAAGGAAGCCGAGGCCCGCGCCTGGGCCACGGTGAATAAAAACGACGGCGGCGGGAAACAACCCGGCGGCTCGGGCCGTAAGAAGGCCGACAAATGATTTCTTGGTCAGTTCCAACGATGCCAAGTGGCTGTCACCCCACAAAAACAGCGCCTCCCGCAAACGATTACGGGAGGCGCTGTTTTGATATACCGACGGCTACAGTGGTTTCCGGGCCACCATTTTCACCAGCCGCAGCTGCTGCCAGGTAAAGTCGGCAGTGCCGATGGACTCTTCGTAGCGCACTATTTTCAGGCCGGCGGCTTTGTATAAGGTAAGCAGCTCGTTGGTTTGGAAAAACACGCGGTAGTCGCCGCCCACTACCTACAGCTTTTCGGTGGCATCCATGTGGAAGGCTTCGAGCACGACCAGGCCGCCGGGTTTCGGAGCGCGCCTGATGCGGGCGGCGTAGTCGTGGCCGCCGGCGTAGCTCAGCACAATGAGGTCCCATTTATTGGTACCCCAGTCGTACTGGGCCATGTCGGCTACTTCGGTGGTGATTTTGACGCCGAGGCTGGTAGCTCTTTTTTGCGCGTAATCCAGAGCTTTTTCGGCCACGTCGGCTCCCGTTACCTGCCAGCCCTACTGGGCCAGGTAAATGGCGTTGCGACCTTCGCCCATGTCGGCGTCGAAGGCAGTACCGGGCCTGAGGTTTCTCACGGTTTCGACCAGCAGGGCATCGGGCTGCTCGTTGAGCACGCGGGCCCGCATCAGCGAATCGATGAGCAGGTAGTTCCAGCGCTGGCGGGTGCGCTCGGCCATTTCACGGTTGTAGGCGGCTTGCTGGGCGGCGGTGGGGCTGGCGAGCAGCACGGGGTCGGGGCCCAGCCCGGGGATGGGCGGCAGGCTACGGCTTGGCGGGCGCGGGCTGCTGCGCCCGGGCCGGGCTCAGTATCAGGAACAGGGCCATGCTCAGCAACAAGCTGGCCGGCAGAAGCCGCACCAAGGAAGATGATTTCATCGTGCGCTCGAATTAAGTGGATTAGCCTAAAATTATTCATTAAATAGCGAATAATATATATTGAAGCTGTTTAGAAAGTCCCCGAACGGTCATGCTTCGCTGCGCTCTGCATGACCGTTCGGGGACATTTTGCAACTTTCTAAACAACTCCATTACCTCGCTCAGCGCTTTCACGCGCCATCCAGCCGGAGGCTGTAATTTTCGGGCATGAACAAGCTCTTTCTTGGCGCGCTGGCCTTGCTCCCACTCGCGGCGGCCGCCCAAACCCCTCCCCCATCCGCCGTGCTCACGCCCGAAAAGCTCTGGCAGTTGGGCCGACTGGGCGAAATGCAGGTATCGCCCGATGGCAAAACGGTGGCTTACACCGTGACCAAATACAACCTGGCCGAGAACAAGGGCAACGCCGACATCTGGACCGTGCCCGTGGCCGGTGGCACGCCGAAGAGACTCACCGACACGCCCGGCTCGGAAAACACCCTGAACTGGCGGCCCGATGGCAAGCTGACCTTCCTTTCGGGCGAAGGCAGCACCGACCAGCTCTACGTGATGAGTGCCAATGGCAGCGGCAAACAGAAGCTCAGCGACTTCCCCGACCAGGGCCTGAGCAACCTGAAATACGCGCCGAAGGCCAATTTCATCCTCTACACGCAGGACGTGAAATCGAGCCCGACCACGCTGGATATGTTTCCGGACCTGCCCAAGGCCGATGCCAAAATCATCGACGACCTGAACTACCGCCACTGGAACGTGTGGGACGACCACCTCGCCAGCCACGTTTTCTTCCAGCCCCTGAACGGTGACGGCAAGCCCGAAGGCTACGGCAAGGACCTGATGCCCGGCGAGAAATTCGACTCGCCGCTGATGCCCGACGGCGGCTCTGAGCAACTGGCCTTTTCGCCCGATGGCTACCGCATTGCCTACACCAGCCGCAAGCTGACTGGCAAGGCCGAGGCCGAGAGCACCAACGCCGACATTTACCTCTACGATATTCACAACCAGCAAACCGTGAACCTGAGCGAGGGCCTGGGTGGCTACGACACCGAGCCCAGCTTCTCGCCCGATGGCAAGCAGGTGGCCTGGCTGAGTATGGCCACGCCCGGCTTCGAGAGCGACCGCAACGGCATTGTGGTGTATGATTTCGCCAGCAAAAAGCGCGTTGACATCACCAAAGGCTCGGAGCTGAGCGCGGGCAACGTACGCTGGAGCGCCGACGGTAAAACCCTCTACTTCCTGGCCGTGGTGACGGGCGCGGAGCAGCTGTTTGCGGTGCCCGGCAAAGGCGGCAAAATCCGTCAGCTCACCACCGGCGCGCAGAATTACAACGCGTTTGAGCTGGTGGGCCGGGACCAGGCCGTGGCCAACCGCACCACCCTTTCGGCCTTCGCCGACATCGTGCGGCTGGATTTGAAAACGGGCAAGGAAACGCCACTTACCACCATTAACCAGCAGGAGCTGGCGGGCATCAAATTCGGCAAGGTGGAGGACCGCCGCGTGACCACCACCGACGGCAAGCAGATGCAGGTGTATGTGATTTACCCGCCCGATTTCGACCCGGCCAAAAAGTACCCCACCCTGCTCTACTGCCAGGGCGGGCCGCAGGCCCCCATCACCCAGAGCCAGAGCTACCGCTGGAATTTCCAGCTGATGGCGGCCAATGGCTACATCGTGGTGGCGCCCAACCGGCGCGGCCTGCCCGGCTTCGGGCGCGAGTGGAACGACGCTATTTCGGGCGACTGGGGCGGCCAAGCTATCCGCGACTATTTCTCGGCGATTGATGCCATCAGCAAGGAGCCGTTTGTGGACAAGGACCGCCGCGGCTGCGTGGGTGCCAGCTACGGTGGTTTCGCGGTGTATTACATGGCCGGCCACCACGAAGGCCGCTTCAAAACCTTTATTTCGCACGACGGCCTCTACAACCTCACCAGCTGGTACCCCAGCACCGAGGAAATGTTTTTCGCCAAGCACGACATGGGCGGCGCGCCCTGGGACGCCACGCCCAGCAAATCCTACCAGGAATTCAACCCCCAGATGTTCGTCAAAAACTGGGATACGCCCATTCTGGTCATCCAGGGCGGCAAGGATTTTCGGGTGCCCGAGGGGCAGGCGATGGAGGCCTTCGGCACGGCGCAGCTGCGCGGTATTCCGAGCCGGTTTCTGTACCTGCCCAACGAGGGGCACTGGGTGACGAAGCCGCAAAACTCGGTGCTCTGGCAGCGGGTGTTTTTTGAGTGGCTGGGCCGCACGCTGAAGCCCGGCGGGCAGGCGGGCAAGTAAGTTGGCTCAATCGTTTTTAGAAAACCCATCCGGTCGTCCGGATGGACTTTCTGGCGTTGGGACTTGGGGGCGGGCGGCTTTCGGCGCGGGCACGCATTTTATCCGTTGGCTCAAACCAGATAGCCATCAAGGCGATGGCCGGGGCGGAACGGCAGATGAAGAGGCATTCAGCTATTGCCGGGCGAAAAATCGGTACCTTTCAAGCAGGTTGTTTTTCTGAAAAACAATTATTTATACCCCACGCCGTATACACCGGCATTATGCTGGTTTTTAGGGTGCGGCAGCGGTTTTCCGCGGATTTCAGGCCCGCCCGCATCATTATAAAAATAGCGAAAACTTGCCTGCCGGGCCAGTTCAACCACTCCATGAAGGAAAGCGAAAAGCGTTACCGCCGGCTTA
This region includes:
- a CDS encoding S9 family peptidase, with the protein product MNKLFLGALALLPLAAAAQTPPPSAVLTPEKLWQLGRLGEMQVSPDGKTVAYTVTKYNLAENKGNADIWTVPVAGGTPKRLTDTPGSENTLNWRPDGKLTFLSGEGSTDQLYVMSANGSGKQKLSDFPDQGLSNLKYAPKANFILYTQDVKSSPTTLDMFPDLPKADAKIIDDLNYRHWNVWDDHLASHVFFQPLNGDGKPEGYGKDLMPGEKFDSPLMPDGGSEQLAFSPDGYRIAYTSRKLTGKAEAESTNADIYLYDIHNQQTVNLSEGLGGYDTEPSFSPDGKQVAWLSMATPGFESDRNGIVVYDFASKKRVDITKGSELSAGNVRWSADGKTLYFLAVVTGAEQLFAVPGKGGKIRQLTTGAQNYNAFELVGRDQAVANRTTLSAFADIVRLDLKTGKETPLTTINQQELAGIKFGKVEDRRVTTTDGKQMQVYVIYPPDFDPAKKYPTLLYCQGGPQAPITQSQSYRWNFQLMAANGYIVVAPNRRGLPGFGREWNDAISGDWGGQAIRDYFSAIDAISKEPFVDKDRRGCVGASYGGFAVYYMAGHHEGRFKTFISHDGLYNLTSWYPSTEEMFFAKHDMGGAPWDATPSKSYQEFNPQMFVKNWDTPILVIQGGKDFRVPEGQAMEAFGTAQLRGIPSRFLYLPNEGHWVTKPQNSVLWQRVFFEWLGRTLKPGGQAGK